Part of the Centroberyx gerrardi isolate f3 chromosome 11, fCenGer3.hap1.cur.20231027, whole genome shotgun sequence genome is shown below.
cagctttgaatggacctcaagacacaaaataaaactctggagagtgGAGGATATGGACCTTTAAATATCTACACACATATCTGAACCCAGAAGCAATTGGTGGAAGAACAAGTCATacaaacaaataacacaaataaaccATGTCACTggttagttcagttcagttcagttcagttcagttcagttcagttcagttcagttcagttcggtCTGTCGGCTCAAAGCAACAATGTGctgaaggaaagaggaaagttGGCAGAAGAGGCAGCAGCCTGTCGAGCCTCTGGCTCTGTAGCTGCTGCCTGTATATAAATAATGTAGCAGGAACATATTGATTTTAGAAGTCCTCTGCACCAACATGCCCAACCATGTGTAtgtcaacatgtgtgtgtgtgtgtctgtgtttgtgtgtgtgtgtccgtgtgtgtgtgtgctgtatatgTAACTAAGTGAGGAAGAGTTGCTATATAAACCCATAGACAAGTGTTAAATGGACCAGAAGTGGGCCAGAATTGATTGAATTCATCAATCATCAGAGCCTATAGAGTGTTTgatcgcacatacacacacacacacacacacacacacacacacacacgtttgtactgtacttgtgaggaccttcattgattACATTCATCCCCTAACCCTGAACctttaaccctcaccactacatgcctaaccttaaccttaaagctacagtatgcaactttttgattttaacctaaccctaacccattatGATGTAGAATGGCATTATGGAATATAGGctaatttaatttttaatttatcaagtgTCTTTAGTGCCTGTTTAAAAACTAGCAACAACATTCAGGATCAGTTTCATTTCAGAGTTTCATTTGAAGACTTTATTTTCTTAGAATTTATTGGATAATATAATATTGAGTGATCAGTTTCATGCagcaaaatacaataaataaataaatgagtatatatcattttggaatgaacctCTTTAATTTTGCGTGGTGATTTTTGGGGGATTTGTAGCATTTTTCTATCCAACGCAGTCTGCTGCTAATTCATGTTGTCAGCTATAATTTGTAATGTTACTGTTActctgtctttatgtgtgtgtgtgtgtgtgtgtgtgtatctgtctgtctgtgtgtgtgtgtgtgtgtgttcaagcagGCAAGTCTTCTATTTCAGCACATGATATCGTTtacatattatttatattgGCTTATGGGTGGAGAGTCATTTTGCACGATGAGAACAATGGTGTAACGGTTGCTTTTGTTCCCAGCTGaaatatgcgtgtgtgtgtgtgtgtgtgtgtgtgtgtgtgagatgtgacTTCCTATACGCCTCACTCAGACTTGGCCATTTCTAACAACATCCGCTCCCTGCAGTTGACCCCAGTTGATCTCTATTCTTGTAATGAAAAAGCAGCTTTGCATCAGAGGCCGGCACGTTACACAGTGTGCGGCTTTTTAGTGCTTTGTATTATTAAAAACCAACAAAGCTGCCAGgggaaaaaaacccccaaaactaaacaaaaaaaaacatgtcggtagcattgtttttttttgtttgagaaGAACAGTCGCCGGGTCTGAAGCTCAGAGGCGAGCAGTCGGCCCGGCTGGAAGAGACGGAGCAGAGTCGTcatgacaacagcagacagGGAGTCAGACATGTTGGAGGATATCAGATCCAGATTGAGGGGCTGTTATCTTCTGTAGCAGGAACATGGATTGTAATAAGTTGACTTTACTTAAAAAAAGTCAGGAAACCGATTGCCTCAAAATTTCCAAGTAAAGTAGATCATTAATTTTAAGTTGGTAAAGCTGAAAAGAACTGTATTTAGGCAACTCATGTCATGGCAGTAAACTTGAGTATAGTTAACTCCAAATCTTAGGTTGACTATAAAATGTCAATTCAGACAACTTAAAGATCTGAGTTATGTTAAGTAAGCAGTACtcataaaaaaaagttatccTTACAGTAAACTTGAGTATAGTTAACTCCAAATCCAAATCCTCTCCGCACTCGTTTAGCACTTTCAGGCACATTTTTACGTTGTTAACATCCTTTTGTGCACCTTTGTGAGAGACACAGCGTTGGGAGGTGTTAGGACAGACCTCAGATACTATCCGCTCAGAGCTGAAACTGTGTGTTACCAGCAAAACAATTTCATCATGACTCAGGGTTCTCATCTTGGCCACAATAAAGTTTAGTAGTTAATCTTCTACTATCACTTTACCATCATTACTTCTGAATATATCCGGTTTAATTCGAGAGAACGCACCACCCGCAGCACGCCGTGTTGCATCAGCCGCCATCTTGTATCAGATCAATCACTGGACTCCTGTCACACAGCTGTTTACTGTGTGAGGGAACAGGACTGTGACAGAGTGTGTACTGTAGTACAAAGGGTATGAAGATGCTCAGATAAGCGAGCCTCACACATGCTGCTACAAAAGCTTTGCATTCACAACTCTGTTGCACAGGAAGCCTACGTCACTTcaaaaaaagcagaaagcaaTAACAGCAGTAAATCAATAAACTCCATGTCATCCCTTTTACAAATACTAGTAGTTGTCAAGTTAAGTTTATTTATGTGGCCCCTTTTCCCACGGCACAGTCAGTCAAAATCAAGTCACCATCATTGCCAACTTTTGCTAGCAATGTCAGCCTTTTACCCAGAAATGAGCGTAATTTCTCTCCAACAACATCCCAACATATTACTCTTACTACTCTTAATACACTTATTTACTATTTCTTCATCGCGGTTTGAGTAAGCGAGTGAGATTAAGCAGCGCTGGGCATCACCAAACCGCCCACCTCCTGTTTCCTGTTGTTGCAGCGCAGCCGGCTGAGCATCGCTGCAGGGACGCATGCTTTCAATTCTGAAAGATCTCAGTCTTTTCTGATCTGGCAATTTCTGCTAGCTGTCAAGAGATCAAGTGTCAAAGTGGCTCTAAATGTCAGAACAGGTCAATGAACGGGGAGTCTGTAAATATACATTAAGATCCGGTCAAAGCCGGCAGTTCTCAGATCAGACTCGGCTGCGGTGCGTTGGTGCGatgtttttaatccatttttgTCATGGGAAATAAAGGCAATTTTTTGTCTGTGAACTGCTGGTTTTGACCGGATCATAATGTATATTTACAAAGGCTTCCCATGCATCAGCCTGTTCTGACTGTTGCCGGTCAACACAgagtcagtatcatcttttcatcacttcttaaaacacacttttataatCTTGCTTTTATCTAATTGATTTTTGGATCTTGCCCACTTTTAATATTGTGTTGTTgctcatgttttgttttatctgattgattgatttattattctcataatgtttcttctttcttcttatttttatCTCCTCATTATTCAACTATCCATGTTTTTATGTCTTCctgtaaagcgctttgtaaactctgcttttagatcaTTTCTATATAAATggaggttattattattattactactatccttattattattattattattattattattattattattattatatcattacCCTCGAAGAGAAAAagctgcatttacactttgattttctgtctcagcctcattcacttccattcagTCTGACCGGCACTCTGCTGCGTGCCTTCTGCATGAACGCAAAGGATTGTGGGATAAAAGGCAAACCGCTGATGCCTCCTTGGTCTCTGCTCAGACAGCGCGGGTCTCTCTTCTAATCCCTTCCCCCCaccgctctcgctctctctctctctctctctctctctctctctctctctctctctctctctctctctctctctctcgttcctccTCTAACAGCTCGGTCTGAATCAAATCATCCtccactctccctccatcagcgatcgctttctttctttctttctttttttttttcttccctcagaaagaccgccctcctcctcccttctccctcgcTCCATGCGTCATTTGGCCCGGGGCAGTCGAAGCatgtttccctttttcttcttctttcattcattcattcattcctccattcctTCGTTCTTTTCAGTCTTTTCTTCCCGTCTCAGTGGGATTCgatgtttgtgttttgcagaGTTCAAACTGCTGAGTGGTTTTTGATCTCATCTTGTGTCTTGATGAGGTAATCCCCGTGTTCTGGGGGTTTAGTCCGCAGATTGGTCGTGCGGTGTCACACCGAACGAGCCTGCATGCTGATCCATTGCATAACAGCAGAGGATGAACTGATGACCTGAactcttcttcctcccatccatctccttccctctcctccctctgtgatcttctcatcttttcccctctgctttgcacttctcttccccttctgccctctttctgtctcttctctcctcacttctctcctctcctcctttcctctcctcatcctctcctctttattttcctctttaCTCTCCTTTgctcatatttctctctctctctcctcctcctctcctcgagTTTCAATCCAAGgttttttggtaacactttatttgaaggggGGTGAATAAGGCTGAGAGATATGTCCCTTTGGTTAATGTCAAGTTGTCATGACAGAGACATCTAGAACAGTGTCAACTTTGCATTGAAAGTGACATTATCAACCGAATGACACTTAATGACAACAGTCGTAAACATTCATAAAGTTTAATTCATGACACTGCATTAGAATATCACCAAGTGCGTTGCTTAGCTTTGatctttggatgaaagcatgaagTATGGCCGACATCAGCTCAAACTAAAGGACAATAACAACAGACCCAGTACTAATAAATTGTTGATTAATGTTCAGGAAGCCCAATTATTCCCTTCTGCACCTCTGAGCCTGTGCGTCTGTCCTCCAGATCCCTGGGGCGGCGATGGACAGAGTCAGCCTGCTGTGGCGTCTGAGGCGCCGGGCTCGCCGTGGAGCGTTCTGCATGGCCTTCTTCTGCGTCTCCATGGCTCTGCTCTACGCCCTCTGTGCCGAAAACAGCGTGCCGGTGACCGACGCCATCTTCGGCGTCCGGGCGCGGACCCGGGCCCAGCCCCGAGCGCACTCCGTCATCAAGGtctgtaatgtaatctgatgCAACGGGCAGCTGCTTGCAGTGTGTCATCATCCTTGCATTTGACCTTGTagtaatattatatattagaatatattgtaaatattgtaaTAGAGAATCAGTATATTAGTATGGTAAGAGAAAATTGTTGCAGCAGGAATCAGGGAAAAATGGAATATAAGCACGCACAtagaatacaaaataaacaattaaaGCAGTAAAAATCAGaagtaatatataatataagcaAGTGTGGGATTTTATAAACATACAAAGTAGAATGTATAGCTGGGAAAATGCAGCGAATATGgattatacatacagtatatagatttGCATACAGTTTAGTGAATTAGAATATATTCAATGTATGCTGTAATtagtaaatatgaatatattgtaatatgtgtgtgtgtgtgtgtgtgcaaatagtATCTCTAGGCCTGTAGCTCTATATCTGTACATGTGAAGAGATGACAATGTCAAAAGGCTGATACACACATGAtgagtacatgtgtgtatggtgtgtgtgtgtgtgtgtgagtgtgtgtgtgtgtgtgtgtgtgtgtgtgtgtgtgtgtgtgtgtgtgtgtgtggtatgacttaagtcactttcagggacacacaccagacttaagaccagttgattggggacaaaagccgtgtccccaattggtaaaaagcagatttttgggtcagtggttaaggttagggttagggtatgtctccaggaaatgaatgtaagtctatgtaaataccccaaaagtgacttaagtaagactatgtgtgtgtgtgtgtgtgtgggtgtgtaccaTAAACATTATGgtaaacaggcacacacacacacacacacacagaactctTACAGTCAGCAGTGTATGAGCCTCACACCTGCTGACCTCGTCTTCCCTCCGTCTCCCACAGGTGCTGAGAGGCGGGGCCAAGCCCATGTACATTGACCCTCAGAAGCTTCCAGGCGTCGTCCCCGGCAACCCTCACCGTCCAATccccgtcctctcctctcccaaccGCACCCAGGAAGCCCGGGACTCGCGCTCCAAGCGGAAGTCGAGGGAGCGGGAGTCCTCGGGGTTTTTCGCCTGGCTGCTGCCGCGCCCTTTCACGCGCGCGTTGGAGACCCTGTTCGGGGGCCGGCGCCGGGGGGAGCTGAGCGGCGGAGACGCGGCGTTCTTCGGGCCTCACGGGAGTCTGGGAGAGGTGTGGGACGACGAGATGTCCAGCAGCATGCTGGGAAGCAGACTGAGGAAGGTGGTGCAGAACTATCAGGTGAGGGAGCGAGGTGGGGCGGAGCAAGGTGGGgcggagcaaggcactgacagtCAGGGTCGGGGGTTCATTTCCCACTGAGGCCCCCATGATGGAAACATATGCAGTTAGGATAAAAGTGCATGTTATTGTCATGTTTTAGTATTTCATTTGGCCTTTGGAGATGGGGGGAATGGAGGAACAGTTACAATCTTatcttattcattcatttatatgtgctgtcctgtcctgtcctgtcctgtcctgtgctgtcctgtccggtccggtccggtcctgtcttgtcctgtcctgtcctgtcctgtcctgtcctgtcctgtcctgtgctgtgctgtcctgtcctgtcctgtcctgtcctgtcctgtcctgtgctgtccggtccggtccggtcctgtgctgtcctgtcctgtcctgtcctgtcctgtcctgtcatgtcctgtcctgtcctgtcctgtgctgtgctgtgctgtgctgtgctgtgctgtcctgtcctgtcctgtgctgtgctgtcctgtgctgtcctgtcctgtcctgtcctgtcctgtgctgtgctgtcctgtgctgtcctgtcctgtcctgtcctgtgctgtcctgtcctgtcctgtcctgaccggtcctgtcctgtcctgtcctgtgctgtgctgtcctgtgctgtcctgtgctgtcctgtgctgtcctgtcctgtcctgtgctgtcctgtcctgtcctgtcctgtcctgtcctgtgctgtcctgtcctgtcctgtgctgtcctgtcctggcctgtcctgtcctgtgctgtcctgtcctgtcctgtcctgtcctgtcctgtgctgtcctgtcctgtcctgtgctgtcctgtcctgtcctgtgctgtcctgtcctggcctgtcctgtcctgtcctgtcctgtcctgtgctgtgctgtgctgtcctgtcctgtcctgtgctgtcctgtcctgtgctgtcctgtcctgtcttgtcctgtcctgtgctgtcctgtcctgtgctgtgctgtgctgtcctgtcctgtgctgtgctgtcctgtcctgtcctgtgctgtcctgtcttgtcctgtcctgtgctgtcctgtcttgtcctgtcctgtcctgtcctgtcctgtgctgtcctgtcctgtcctgtgctgtcctgtcctgtcctttgTTTCTCTTTACTTCTCTTTAATTGTCTTtatctcttttcttccctcagaTCTACATCTTATTCCTCacattcctctcttccctttcttgtCTTTCTGAATCTGCTCTTCAtcctatgttttttttacctgaggCAATGAATAATTACAGGATTGAGTTTTCTGGTCCAGTCATATCctccctgtcttctctcttcctctcaatGTTCTCCATCTATTGTTTCCCCCTCGGGTGCTGAGTAAGTACAGGGTGATGTTCTCCTGTCCTGGTGGTGTGtaatatctttatctttaaaTTGGGGTGGGGAAGAACAGGAAATCATataatttcctttcttttttctctctgttctctctgttctgtttcctccctctctctctgtgtgctcgTCATCCTCCGCTCCCCCCAGGCGATGAACAAGTATGGGGTGGAGGTCTCTGGCCCAGGCGGTGTGTCCAGCAGGCCGAAGCTGAGCGGTCCGCAGCTTCTCTGCCAACTGAAGGACAAGGTGGAGGTCTCCactttgacccctgacctcctgcCCTTCTCCTCGCTGTCCTGGGCCGCCCAGCTGCCACCCAAGCCGCTGACCTCCGACCTTGGGCCGTACAAGAGCTGCGCCGTCGTGTCGTCGGCCGGATCGCTCCGCTACTCCGGACTCGGCAAGGAGATAGGTGAGATATTCAGCAGCCAAAGGGTCGGTTCTTGctaccagtgttggggaaagttacttgaaactaactagttactttactttgttacttgccCTAAACAGAGTTAGAATTTATTAAAGTAACTTGTTAAAGTACTTTCATGTCACCCACTTAAtatcatgcctttaaaatactgtacgtcttctgctgatgtcatcactattattgtacagaaatcatcactagTCATCAGGTTTGGGACTGAGCCTTAAGTAACAATCTactgttgtctaaagaaaacatcaaggcagCTTCCAGTCacctggttccacagtaaatactcagATCACGGAAATGTTAACTGATCCGGTCTGGTCTCTAAATAAACGGCAGACTGCGCTCACAAGCTTTCAATTCATATCTTAGGTATGACAGTGAAAGCGAAACTGACAGTTAACAATATAATGTTCTGACCCTTTTCTTTGATCagttctgcagtttattgttgttttcattctgaaagcgagtcgtaAACAACAGAAGTTGCTGGAGAcagtttctttagagttccaaaccAGTTACCATAAAcccaagtcttctgaagccaaacggtTGCACTGCGGGTTCAAAGGTCCAATATTCACCTCAACATGTCCTAGATGTTCCGTGCCAACCGTCcctacagtagcaagcagatgttgccttcaaatgctgtcggaaatattgaaattacaaCTAGAGTGCGCTTGAACGACCCAATGAAGTTGTAATTAAGAATCCAgttaattgacttttttttcagttgttctTGTATTTTGTTCTCTAAAGTAAGGCTTTATGCCAAATGTGCCTTAGCTGTTTTGAAACGTAATTCTGAGACAAAAGTAACTCCACAGCGATGTCTTTTTGAGTAATAAAACACAGGTAAAGCCATTAAAGCTGTGTAGCGTGTTACCTCTGACAGTTTACACAGTaggaatcgataagggaatcgataaagaatcgGATCGATAAGAAGATTCGAAAATGCCGCCGGAATCAGTGAAATCCTGACGATGCCCCGCTCTAACACTGAGCATGTTGTTGGTCAGCAGGTTGTTTACAGACATGGATGCACATGTCTCGACAgtcatttcttttcctctcttcctgacTGGCAGACTCTCATGATGCCGTGCTGCGGTTCAACGCTGCGCCCACGGTCGGCTACGAGAAGGACGTGGGCTCCAAGACCAGCATCCGCCTCATCAACTCCCAGGTAGACACACCTTACCTGGCACATTCAGCTGCAGCAAGATAGTACTAGATcaggggttctcaaa
Proteins encoded:
- the LOC144541772 gene encoding beta-galactoside alpha-2,6-sialyltransferase 1-like, which encodes MDRVSLLWRLRRRARRGAFCMAFFCVSMALLYALCAENSVPVTDAIFGVRARTRAQPRAHSVIKVLRGGAKPMYIDPQKLPGVVPGNPHRPIPVLSSPNRTQEARDSRSKRKSRERESSGFFAWLLPRPFTRALETLFGGRRRGELSGGDAAFFGPHGSLGEVWDDEMSSSMLGSRLRKVVQNYQAMNKYGVEVSGPGGVSSRPKLSGPQLLCQLKDKVEVSTLTPDLLPFSSLSWAAQLPPKPLTSDLGPYKSCAVVSSAGSLRYSGLGKEIDSHDAVLRFNAAPTVGYEKDVGSKTSIRLINSQVMASDDHRFLSSSLYSSGVLVAWDPAPFSADLTQWYNRTDYPIFVQYQRYRRLHPLQPFYILHPRFEWQLWQRIQDNMAEPIQKNPPSSGLLGTVLMMSLCEVVHVYEFLPSRRKTELCHYYQRFYDAACTLGAYHPLLYEKNLVKRMNRGADRDIYTHGRVTLPGFSSLNCTQTPGSSPNH